In the Mustelus asterias unplaced genomic scaffold, sMusAst1.hap1.1 HAP1_SCAFFOLD_1665, whole genome shotgun sequence genome, gttagagagagatgggaaatcagccaggggttcctgctcctgatcactgtccagtgatccctgggttagagagagagagaggggaaatcagccagggttcctgctcctgatcactgtccagtgatccctgggttagagagagaggggaaatcagccagggttcctgctcctgatccctgtccagtgatccctgggttagagagagagagaggggaaatcagccaggggtcctgctcctgatccctgtccagtgatccctgggttagagagagagagaggggaaatcagccagggttcctgctcccgatcactgtccagtgatccctgggttagagagagagagaggggaaatcagccaggggtcctgctcctgatccctgtccagtgatccctgggttagagagagagagaggggaaatcagccagggttcctgctcccgatcactgtccagtgatccctcaTCGATTCTGTGTGGTTTTGCTTTGTTTCAGGAGCGGAACGCGGAGAATGCGATCGAGGCGCTGAAGGAATACGAACCTGAGATGGGCAAGGTTTACCGGCAGGATCGTCAGAGCGTCCAGCGCATCAAAGCCCGCGATATCGTACCTGGGGATGTCGTCGAGGTCGCAGGTATGTGTTGTGTGTCTGTCTGGTTTCAGTTCAGAGGAGCTTCCCCAGatcgattccggggatgaaagggttgacgtttgcggagagattgaacagtttgggctggagttcagaaggacgagaggggatctgatcgaggtgtataaaatactaaaagggattgatggaGTAAAtttggaccaaatgtttccccttgtggggcaatcttgaacaagaggtcacagggatagggtgagaggcggtggatttaaaactgagatgaggtggaactcactgtcccatcgcgcgggggagtctgaatcattggctGGTTTCCAGAGGGAGGGAGATATATTTCTGCTGGGAAACGGGGTAAAGGGATCTGGGGATCAGGTGGGAGGTGGATTGGAGACCCgggagagatcagccgtgatctgattgGACAGCAGAGCAGGttggacgggctgaatggcctgtttctgctcctaacccgtgtgtgtgtctgtgtgtgtgtctgtgtgtgtgtctgtgtgtgtgtctgtgtgtgtgtgtctgtgtgtgtgtgtcggtgtgtgtgtgtcggtgtgtgtgtgtcggtgtgtgtgtgtcggtgtgtgtgtgtcggtgtgtgtgtgtcggtgtgtgtgtgtcggtgtgtgtgtgtcggtgtgtgtgtgtcggtgtgtgtgtgtcggtgtgtgtgtgtcggtgtgtgtgtgtcggtgtgtgtgtgtcggtgtgtgtgtgtcggtgtgtgtgtgtcggtgtgtgtgtgtcggtgtgtgtgtgtcggtgtgtgtgtgtcggtgtgtgtgtgtcggtgtgtgtgtgtcggtgtgtgtgtgtcggtgtgtgtgtgtcggtgtgtgtgtgtcggtgtgtgtgtgtcggtgtgtgtgtgtcggtgtgtgtgtgtcggtgtgtgtgtgtcggtgtgtgtgtgtcggtgtgtgtgtgtcggtgtgtgtgtgtcggtgtgtgtgtgtcggtgtgtgtgtgtcggtgtgtgtgtgtcggtgtgtgtgtgtcggtgtgtgtgtgtcggtgtgtgtgtgtcggtgtgtgtgtgtcggtgtgtgtgtgtcggtgtgtgtgtgtcggtgtgtgtgtgtcggtgtgtgtgtgtcggtgtgtgtgtgtcggtgtgtgtgtgtgtcggtgtgtgtgtgtgtgtcggtgtgtgtgtgtgtgtcggtgtgtgtgtgtgtgtgtcggtgtgtgtgtgtgtgtgtcggtgtgtgtgtgtcggtgtcggtgtgtgtgtgtcggtgtgtgtgtgtgtcggtgtgtgtgtgtgtgtgtcggtgtgtgtgtgtgtcggtgtgtgtgtgtgtcggtgtgtgtgtgtgtgtcggtgtgtgtgtgtgtgtcggtgtgtgtgtcggtgtgcgtGTCCCTATACCCGGACAATTGGcaaggggtattcacagacatcttcaacctctctttacaacaatctgagctcccgctctgcttcaacaAGATGGCcaccatcccggtaccaaagaaaagccaagcagccgtAATGACCATCGCCCGGTGGCTCTgccatccatcatcatgaagtgcttcgaaaggttagtcatggcacgaatcaattccagcctcccggactggatccactacagtttgcctaccgccgcaacaggtccacagcagaccccatctccctggccctgcactcaaccctggaacacctagataacaaagacacctgtgtcagactcctatttattgacgacagctcagccttcaacaccattattcccacataactcatctccaaactccgtggcctgggcctcagcacctccctccgcGACTGGGGTCACgagatgtccttggcagacaggattaaggagaatcccaaggcattttattcatacgttaggaacaaaagggttgtcagggaaaatatcggacctctcggggacaaaagtggggaattatgcttagagcccaaagaagtaggggagatcctaaatgaatactttgcgtcggtattcacaaaggagagggatgtgttgactgggagtgtctcagaggggagtgttgaaccgttggagaaaatctccattacaagggaggaagtgttaggtttgttagagaatataaagactgccaaatccccagggcctgatggaatctatccaaggctgctcagggagatgagagatgaaatcgctgggcctctgacgcaaatctttgtctcatcactggacgcaggtgaggtcccagaggattggaggatcgctaatgtggtcccgttatttaagaaggataggaaggataacctgggtaattataggccggtgagcttgacgtccgtggtggggaagttgttggagaagattcttagagataggatgtatgcgcatttagaaaggaataaactcattaacgatagtcagcatggttttgtgagagggaggtcatgcctcactaacctggtggtgttttttgaagaagtgactagaatggttgacgagggaagggccgtggatgtcgtctatatggacttcagtaaagcgtttgacaaagtctctcatggtaggctggtgaaaaaggttggatatcatgggataaagggggaggtggctagatgggtggagaactggcttggtcacagaagacagagggtggtagtggaagggtctttttccggctggaggcctgtgactagtggtgttccacagggctctgtattgggacctctgctgtttgtgatttatataaatgatctggaagaaggtgtaactggggtgatcagtaagtttgcggacgacacaaaattggcaggacttgcagatagtgaggagcattgtcagaagctacagaaggacgtagataggctggaaatttgggcaaagaaatggcagatggagttcaatcctgataaatgcgaagtgatgcattttggtagaaataatgtagggaggagctatacgataaatggcagaaccataaagggtgtagatacgcagagggacctgggtgtgcaagtccacagatccttgaaggtgacgtcacaggtggagaaggtggtgaagaaggcatatggcatgcttgcctttataggacggggcatagagtataaaagttggggtctgatgatgcagttgtatagaacgttggttcggccgcatttggaatactgtgtccagttctggtcgccacactaccagaaggacgtggaggctttggagagagtacagaggaggtttaccaggatgttgcctggtatggaagggcttagttatgaggagagattggataaactggggttgttctccctggaaagacggaggatgaggggagacttaatagaggtgtataaaattatgaaaggcatagatagggtgaacggtgggaagcttttccccaggtcggtggtgacgttcacgaggggtcataggttcaaggtgaagggggggaggtttaacacggatatcagaaggacatattttacacagagggtggtgggggcctggaatgcgctgccgggcaaggtggtggaggcggacacactgggaccgtttaagacttatctagatagccacatgaacggagtgggaatggagggatacaaaagaatggtcgagtttggaccagggagcggcacgggcttggagggccgaagggcctgttcctgtgctgtattgttctttgttctttgactggatcctgaacttctcaaCTCACAGAGCACAaccagtaaggatcggcaacaacacctcctccacgataatcctcaacaccggtgccccacaaggctgtgttctcagccccctactatactccttatccaccccctgactgtgcggccaaattcccctccaactcaattttccagtttgctgacgacaccaccgtagtgggtcgcatctcaaacaatgacgagacagagtacaggaatgagatagagaatctggtgaactggtgcggcaacaataatctctccctcaatgccaacaaaacgaaggagattgtcaccgacttcaggaagcgtaaaggagaacatgctcctgtctacatcaacggggatgaagtagaaagggtcgagagcttcaagtttttaggtgtccagatcaccaacaacctgtcctggtcccccccacgccgacactatagttaagaaagccccaccaacgcctctactttctcaggagactaaggaaatttggcatgtcagctacgactctcaccaacttttacagatgccccatagaaagcatcctttctgggttgtatcacagcttggtctgggctcctgctctgctcaagaccgcaaggaactacaaagggtcgtgaatgtagcccaatccatcacgcaaaccagcctcccatccattgactctgtctacacttcccgctgcctcggggaaaagcagccagcataatcaaggaccccacgcaccccggacattctctcttccaccttcttccgtcgggaaaaagatacaaaagtctgaggtcacgtaccgaccgactcaagaatagcttcttccctgctgctgctgtcagacttttgaatggacctacctcgcattaagttgatctttctctacaccctagctgtgactgtaacactacattctgcaccctctcctttccttctctatgaacggtatgctttgtctgtatcgtgcgcaagaaacaatacttttcactgtatcccaatacatgtgagaataataaatcaaatcatgtgtgtgtgtgtctgtgtgtgtctgtgtgtgtctgtgtgtgtctgtgtgtgtctgtgtgtgtctgtgtgtgtctgtgtgtgtctgtgtgtgtctgtgtgtgtctgtgtgtgtgtctgtgtgtgtgtctgtgtgtgtgtctgtgtgtgtgtctgtgtgtgtgtctgtgtgtgtgtctgtgtgtgtgtctgtgtgtgtgtctgtgtgtgtctgtgtgtgtctgtgtgtgtgtctgtgtgtgtgtctgtgtgtgtgtctgtgtgtgtgtctgtgtgtgtgtctgtgtgtgtgtctgtgtgtgtgtctgtgtgtgtgtctgtgtgtgtgtctgtgtgtgtgtctgtgtgtgtgtctgtgtgtgtctgtgtgtgtctgtgtgtgtctgtgtgtgtctgtgtgtgtctgtgtgtgtctgtgtgtgttgggggtgaggtgttgtGCAATAATACTGTGCTCCATTCCACGTCCAGCGCTCCTCCTGGGGGTGTCTCATTGATATTTGCCAAACCTGGTGCAGGGACCTGTCAGAGGTCACTCTGCTCACAGGATCAGTCAAATCTGATCCCGCAGTGTCTCAAATAAACAGCAACAACTTCTGGCCTGCTGGATGCCAGTGCCTCGGATTTTACCCACTCTCGAAGCAaatcctctctgtcctgctcgccCACCAAGCAGTGCCATAGATCCTGACTCTGGGTCCTGGGTTCAGAGCCACAAGCCCCACAGAccagactgagggagtgccgcactgtcagagggtcagtgctgagggagtgccgcactgtcagagggtcagtgctgagggagtgccgcactgtcagagggtcagtgctgagggagtgccgcactgtcagagggtcagtactgagggagtgccgcactgtcagagggtcagtgctgagcgagtgctgcactgtcagagggtcagtgctgagggagtgccgcactgtcagagggtcagtgctgagggagtgccgcactgtcagagggtcagtgctgagggagtgccgcactgtcagagggtcagtgctgagggagtgccgcactgtcagagggtcagtgctgagggagtgccgcactgtcagagggtcagtgctgagggagtgccgcactgtcagagggtcagtgctgagggagtgccgcactgtcagggggtcagtgctgagggagtgccgcactgtcagagggtcagtgctgagagagtgccgcactgtcagagggtcagtgctgagggagtgccgcactgtcagcgggtcagtgctgagggagtgccgcactgtcagggctcTGCTCTCTGTTTCACTCGAATCTCTGACACTAACTCTTTCCCTTGCTTCCCCAGTGGGAGACAAAGTTGCTGCTGATATTCGACTCACCTCGATCAAATCAACAACACTCAGAGTGGACCAGTCCATCCTCACAGGTAAGAAACGCAGAGAGGAAAGGAATTCTCTCTCGCTCAGAGTTCCTGCTCTTTCCACCCTGCCTGGTGAAGGCAGAGTGTGGGAAAAACAGTCAGCAAGAAGCAGGAAtgacctcgctccctccctatctctgaaacctcctccagcccctacactccctccctatctctgtaacctcctccagcccctacacccctccctatctctgtaacctcctccagtccctacacccctccctatctctgtcacctcctccagcccctacacccctccctatctctgtaacctcctccagccactacaccccctccctatctctgtaacctcctccagccactacaccgctccctatctctgtaacctcctccagcccctacaacgctccctatctctgtaactcctccagccccttcaccccctccctatctctgtaacctcctccataagaacataagaaataggagcaggagtaggccatctagcccctcgagcctgccccgccattcaataagatcgtggctgatctgacgtggatcagtaccacttacccacctgatccccataacccttaattgccttaccgatcaggaatccatccatcctcgctttaaacatattcagcgaggtagcctccaccacctcagtgggcagagaattccagagattcaccaccctctgggagaagaagttcctcctcaactctgtcttaaaccgacccccctttattttgaggctgtgtcctctagttttaacttccttactaagtggaaataatctctccgcctccaccctatccagcccccgcattatcttataagtctccataagatcccccctcatccttctaaactccaacgagtacaaacccaatctcctcagcctctcctcataatccaaacccctcatctccagtatcaacctggtgaaccttctctgcactccctccaatgccaatatatccttcctcatataaggggaccaatactgcacacagtattccagctgcggcctcaccaatgccctgtacaggtgcatcaagacatccctgcttttatattctatccccctcgcaatataggccaacatcccatttgccttcttgatcacctgttgtacctgcagactgggcttttgcgtctcatgcacaaggacccccaggtccctttgcacggtagcatgttttaatttgtttccattgagatagtaatcccatttgttattatttcctccaaagtgtataacctcgcatttctcaacgttatactccatttgccatatcctcgcccactcactcagcctgtccaaatctctctgcagatcttctccgtcctccacacgattcacttttccacttatctttgtgtcgtctgcaaacttcgttaccctacactccgtcccctcctccagatcatctatataaatggtaaacagttgcggcccgagtaccgatccagcccctacacccctccctatccctgtaacatcctccagcccctacacccctccctatgtctgttaCCCCCTCCAGtcgctacacccctccctatctctgtaacctcctccagcccctacaacgctccctatctctgtaacctcctccagcccctacaccccctccctatctctgtaacctcctccagcccctacacccctccctatctctgtaacctcctccagtcgctacacccctccctatctctgtaacctcctccagcccctcacccctccctatctctgtaacctcctccagcccctacacccctccctatctctgtaacctcctccagcccctacacccctccctatctctgaaaccctcAACCCcgtacacccctccctttctctggaacctcctcccgcccctacacccctcccgatctctgtaacctcctccagcccctacaccccctccctatctctgtaacctcctccagcccctccacccctcgctatctctgtaacctcctccagcccctacacccctccctatctctgtaacctcctccagccccaacaccccctccctatctctgtaacctcctccagccccgacaccgctccctatctctgtaacctcctccagccccgacaccgctccctatctctgtaacctcctccagcccctacaccgctccctatctctgtaacctcctccagccccgacaccccctccctatctctgtaacctcctccagcccctccaccctccctatctctgtaacctcctccagccccgacaccgctccctatctctgtaacctcctccagcccctacacccctccctatctctgtaacctcctccaacaccctccaccccctccctatctctgtaacctcctccaaccgctacacccctcgctatctctgtaaccacctccagcccctacacccctccctatctctgtaacctcctccagcccctacacccctccctatctctgtaacctcctccagccccgacacccctccctatctctgtaaccccgtaGAGTGGGAGATTTTCACTCTCGTTGTTAGTGATGTTCGTGTGAGCGGGCAGTATAACTCTGCTCCATGTCCCAGTGGGCAGTCGTATAACTCTGTCCCAGTGGGCAGTCGGTATAACTCTGTCCCAGAGGACAGTCGGTATAACTCTGTCCCAGTGGGCAGTCGGTATAACTCTGTCCCAGTGGGCAGTCGGTATAACTCTGTCCCAGTGGGCAGTCGGTATAACTCTGTCCCAGTGGGCAGTCGGTATAACTCTGTCCCAGTGGGCAGTCGGTATAACTCTGTCCCAGTGGGCAGTCGGTATAACTCTGTCCCAGTGGGCAGTCGGTATAGCTCTGTCCCAGTGGGCAGTCGGTATAACTCTGTCCCAGTGGGCAGTCGGTATAACTCTGTCCCAGTGGGCAGTCGGTATAACTCTGTCCCAGTGGGCAGTCGGTATAGCTCTGTCCCAGTGGGCAGTCGGTATAACTCTGTCCCAGTGGGCAGTCGGTATAGCTCTGTCCCAGTGGGCAGTCGGTATAACTCTGTCCCAGTGGGCAGTCGGTATAACTCTGTCCCAGTGGGCAGTCGGTATAGCGCTGTCCCAGTGGGCAGTCGGTATAACTCTGTCCCAGTGGGCAGTCGGTATAACTCTGTCCCAGTGGGCAGTCGGTATAACTCTGTCCCAGTGGGCAGTCGGTATAGCTCTGTCCCAGTGGGCAGTCGGTATAGCTCTGTCCCAGTGGGCAGTCGGTATAGCTCTGTCCCAGAGGACAGTCGGTATAGCTCTGTCCCAGTGGGCAGTCGGTATAACTCTGTCCCAGTGGGCAGTCGGTATAACTCTGTCCCAGTGGGCAGTCGGTATAGCTCTGTCCCAGTGGGCAGTCGGTATAGCTCTGTCCCAGTGGGCAGTCGGTATAACTCTGTCCCAGTGGGCAGTCGGTATAACTCTGTCCCAGTGGGCAGTCGGTATAACTCTGTCCCAGTGGGCAGTCGGTATAACTCTGTCCCAGTGGGCagtggggattgggattgggtggAGTTGGGTTGTGTTATGGAGCTGCTCTGACTGCCATCGCTCTGTTCCCTGCAGGAGAATCTGTCTCTGTGATTAAACACACGGACCCTGTGCCCGACCCTCGCGCTGTCAACCAGGACAAGAAGAACATGTTGTTTTCAGTGAGTCGGGGTGGGGatgtggctgggggtgggggaggggctgggggtctCAGGGAGGGTCCGGGGGGTCTTGGGGAGGGGATTACAGTGCTGAGGAGTCTCCGGGGGTCTCGGGGAGTCTCCGTGGGTCTCGGGGAGTCTCCGTGGGTCTCGGGGAGTGACCGGGGGTCTCGGGGAGTCTCCGGGGAGTCTCCGGGGAGTCTCCGGGGGTCTCGGGGAGTCTCGGGGGGTCTCGGGGAGTCTCCGTGGGTCTCGGGGAGTCTCCGTGGGTCTCGGGGAGTGACCGGGGGTCTCGGGGAGTCTCCGTGGGTCTCGGGGAGTCTCCGTGGGTCTCGGGGAGTGACCGGGGGTCTCGGGGAGTTTCCGGGGGTCTCGGGGAGTGACCGGGGGTCTCGGGGAGTCTCCGGGGGTCTCGGGGAGTCTCCGTGGGTCTCGGGGAGTCTCCGTGGGTCTCGGGGAGTGACCGGGGGTCTCGGGGAGTCTCCGGGGGTCTCGGGGAGTGACCGGGGGTCTCGGGGAGTCTCCGGGGGTCTCGGGGAGTGACCGGGGGTCTCGGGGAGTGACCGGGGGTCTCGTGGAGTCTCCGTGGGTCTCGTGGAGTCTCCGTGGGTCTCGTGGAGTCTCCGTGGGTCTCGGGGAGTGACCGGGGGTCTCGGGGAGGGACCGTGGGTGTCGGGGAGGGACCCAGGGGTGTCGGGGAGGGACCGGGGGTGTCGGGGAGGGACCGGGGGTCTCGGGGAGGAGGTTACCGTGCAGcttcactcacattctctctcctaccccctcccctcaccaccccagggCACGAACATTTCAGCCGGGAAGGCGATTGGAGTGGTGGTGGCTACGGGAGTGAACACAGAGATTGGGAAGATCCGTGATGAGATGGTGGCCACGGAGCAGGAACGCACGCCGCTCCAACAGAAGCTGGATGAGTTTGGTGAACAGCTGTCCAAGGTGATCTCCATTATCTGCATCGCCGTCTGGATCATAAACATCGGACACTTCAACGACCCTGTCCACGGCGGCTCCTGGGTGCGTGGGGCAATCTACTACTTCAAAATCGCAGTGGCCCTGGCAGTGGCTGCCATCCCTGAGGGTCTACCAGCCGTCATCACCACCTGCCTGGCACTGGGCACACGCCGCATGGCCCGCAAGAACGCCATCGTCCGCAGCCTGCCCTCCGTCGAGACCCTGGGCTGTACCTCCGTCATCTGCTCCGACAAGACTGGCACGCTGACCACCAACCAGATGTCCGTCTGCCGGGTACGGTGCCCCCGATAGCACGCGGCGCCGTGTCTGCCCTGCGCaaccccctcacactgtccctcacgctgccccccctcacactgtccctcacgctgccccccctcacactgtccctcacgctGCCCCCCCTCGCGCTGCCCCCCCTCGCGCTGCCCCCCCTCGCGCTGCCCCCCCTCGCGCTGCCCCCCCTCGCGCTGCCCCCCCTCGCGCTGCCCCCCCTCGCGCTGCCCCCCCTCACGCTGCCCCCCCTCACGCTGCCCCCCCTCGCGCCGGCCCCCCCTCGCGCTGCCCCCCCTCGCGCTGCCCCCCCTCGCGCTGCCCCCCCTCGCACCGGCCCCCCCCCGCGCCGGCCCCCCCCCGCGCCGGCCCCCCCTCGCGCCGGCCCCCCCTCGCGCCGGCCCCCCCTCGCGCCGGCCCCCCCTCGCGCcgcgccgcccccccctcgcgccgcgccgccccccccctcctccattccctGGGTGGCCCTCTGGCTATAACAGAGTTTGTGTTGTTTGCAGATGTTCATTGTGGAGAAGTTGgtgggagaccagagcaccctgagcgagttcactgtcactggatccacCTACGCTCCGGAGGGTGATGTGTAAGTTTACCGCGGCCCCTGGGTCATTGCGAGTGTGTGCGCTGCCTTTCCGAGGaaagaaaaatcatgtctcacaaatttgattgagtattttgaaggggtgaacaagaaggtagatgagggcagtgcagttgatgttgtctacatggactttagcaaggcctttgacaaggtaccgcatggtaggttgttgcataaggttaaatctcactggatccagggtgaggtatctaaatggatacaaaattggcttctt is a window encoding:
- the LOC144488561 gene encoding sarcoplasmic/endoplasmic reticulum calcium ATPase 2-like encodes the protein MEAAHTRTVDEVLRHFGVNESTGLGPEQLRKGRDKWGPNELPAEEGKSLWSLVLDQFEDLLVRILLLAACISFVLAWFEEGEQTITAFVEPFVILLILVANAIVGVWQERNAENAIEALKEYEPEMGKVYRQDRQSVQRIKARDIVPGDVVEVAVGDKVAADIRLTSIKSTTLRVDQSILTGESVSVIKHTDPVPDPRAVNQDKKNMLFSGTNISAGKAIGVVVATGVNTEIGKIRDEMVATEQERTPLQQKLDEFGEQLSKVISIICIAVWIINIGHFNDPVHGGSWVRGAIYYFKIAVALAVAAIPEGLPAVITTCLALGTRRMARKNAIVRSLPSVETLGCTSVICSDKTGTLTTNQMSVCRMFIVEKLVGDQSTLSEFTVTGSTYAPEGDVLRNGQVVRCGQYDALVELATICAMCNDSSLDYNEVKGVFEKVGEATETALCCLVEKMNVFDTNLQTLTKVERANACCSV